Proteins encoded together in one Neobacillus sp. FSL H8-0543 window:
- the tgt gene encoding tRNA guanosine(34) transglycosylase Tgt, with the protein MTAIRYEFIKTCKQTGARLGRVHTPHGSFDTPAFMPVGTLATVKTMSPEDLKEMGAGIILSNTYHLWLRPGQEIIRQAGGLHKFMNWDRAILTDSGGFQVFSLSKFRKIEEEGVHFRNHMSGEKLFLSPEKAMEIQNILGSDIMMAFDECPPFPATYEYMQKSVERTSRWAERCLNAHERPNEQGLFGIVQGGEYEELRKHSARDLVSLDFPGYAVGGLSVGEPKDVMNRVLEFTTPLLPTNKPRYLMGVGSPDSLIDGAIRGIDMFDCVLPTRIARNGTLMTSTGRLVVKNAKYANDFGPLDENCDCYTCKNYSRAYIRHLCKCDETFGIRLTSYHNLYFLLRLMEKVRQAIREDSLGDFREEFFERYGFNKPNAKNF; encoded by the coding sequence TTGACAGCGATTCGTTATGAATTTATTAAAACATGTAAACAAACAGGTGCACGCCTAGGCAGAGTACATACACCACATGGTTCTTTTGATACTCCGGCATTTATGCCCGTTGGAACACTTGCTACGGTCAAAACAATGTCACCAGAGGACCTAAAGGAAATGGGTGCAGGGATTATTCTAAGCAATACCTACCACCTATGGCTTCGCCCGGGTCAAGAGATTATCAGGCAAGCAGGCGGACTTCATAAGTTTATGAACTGGGACCGGGCCATCTTAACAGATTCAGGCGGTTTTCAGGTTTTTAGCTTGAGTAAATTTCGAAAAATTGAAGAAGAAGGCGTTCATTTCCGTAATCATATGAGCGGGGAGAAGTTATTCTTATCACCTGAAAAAGCAATGGAAATCCAAAATATTCTTGGTTCGGATATCATGATGGCGTTTGATGAATGCCCGCCATTCCCTGCTACATATGAATATATGCAAAAATCAGTAGAGAGAACCTCTCGTTGGGCGGAGCGCTGCTTAAATGCACATGAACGGCCAAATGAACAAGGGTTGTTCGGAATTGTCCAAGGGGGAGAATACGAGGAACTACGCAAGCATAGTGCCAGAGACCTTGTTTCCTTGGATTTCCCTGGATATGCTGTTGGCGGACTGTCTGTTGGGGAGCCGAAGGATGTCATGAATCGTGTCCTGGAGTTTACGACGCCATTATTGCCAACAAATAAACCTCGCTACCTAATGGGCGTAGGGTCTCCAGATTCACTCATTGATGGGGCCATTCGCGGAATTGATATGTTTGACTGCGTCCTGCCAACCCGTATTGCTCGAAATGGTACATTAATGACCAGCACAGGTCGTCTTGTTGTCAAAAATGCAAAATATGCCAACGATTTTGGACCATTAGATGAAAATTGCGATTGTTATACATGCAAAAATTATAGTAGAGCTTATATTCGTCACTTATGTAAATGTGACGAAACATTCGGAATTCGATTAACCTCTTATCATAATCTATACTTTCTGTTAAGATTGATGGAGAAAGTCAGACAAGCTATCAGAGAAGATAGTCTTGGTGATTTTAGAGAAGAGTTTTTTGAACGTTATGGTTTCAATAAGCCGAACGCGAAAAATTTCTAA
- the recJ gene encoding single-stranded-DNA-specific exonuclease RecJ, with protein MLKSKTRWIVRESDSQLVKTLEKELNITPLVASMLINRGIDTVESAQFFLYGKEQFHDPYLLKGMDLAVIRIREAIDNQEPILIYGDYDADGVSSTSVLMITLMELGANVQFYIPNRFTEGYGPNEPAFRHAAETGIKLIITVDTGISAIHEAKVAKELGVDLIITDHHEPGPELPEALAIIHPKLPDSIYPFRELAGVGVAFKLAHALYEVIPEHLFEIAVIGTVADLVSLKDENRLLVKKGLEKLKVTQNIGLKAILKLAGVNSQAITEETIGFTLAPRINAVGRLENADLAVQLLLTNDPNEAQSLAAEMDALNKQRQSIVNSITIEAIEEVENNFPIDSNSVLVIGKEGWNAGVIGIVASRLVEKYYRPTIVLSFDKEKGLAKGSARSIAGFDLFENLSTCRDILPHFGGHPMAAGMTLNLEDVSLLRSRLNKLANEQLTDEDFIAVTSLDHEITLDEINLPTLEELNLLAPFGMDNPKPKVLISDVQISSIRKIGSDQNHLKVLVNDSGVNLDGIGFGLGTLVDQISPAAKISIIGELSVNEWNNIRKPQIFIQDIAVDTWQLFDHRGVKRIRLMDGTIPKEKRKFIIFNKEQLDKADPALKDEITYIHDVEVAKNFNSKNANIVLMDFPPSKEILIHLFKGKKPARIYAYFQKENSDFFSTIPTRDHFKWFYALLMKKGPIDLGRYGEVIAKKRGWSQETITFMSRVFSELEFVTMNKGFITLNKQAHKRDLTDSHTYQTKQAQFALERDLLFSSFQDLKNWFDDVIEEPVITEEAIK; from the coding sequence ATGTTAAAGTCGAAAACGAGATGGATTGTTCGTGAATCTGATAGTCAACTAGTCAAAACACTTGAAAAAGAATTGAATATAACACCACTTGTTGCGTCGATGCTTATTAACCGCGGAATAGATACTGTTGAGTCTGCACAGTTTTTTTTATATGGTAAGGAACAATTTCATGATCCCTATTTACTAAAAGGTATGGATTTAGCTGTTATAAGAATCCGTGAGGCAATTGATAATCAAGAACCAATCCTCATATATGGTGACTATGACGCCGATGGTGTTAGCAGCACCTCGGTATTAATGATTACCCTCATGGAATTAGGAGCAAACGTTCAATTCTATATACCTAACCGTTTTACGGAAGGCTATGGCCCTAATGAGCCAGCATTTCGTCATGCAGCTGAAACAGGGATAAAATTAATAATTACAGTTGATACGGGAATATCAGCAATCCATGAAGCTAAAGTTGCAAAAGAGCTTGGTGTCGATTTAATCATTACTGACCACCATGAGCCTGGACCGGAATTGCCAGAAGCACTAGCCATTATCCATCCAAAACTTCCTGATAGTATTTATCCGTTTCGGGAACTCGCTGGAGTGGGAGTAGCCTTTAAATTAGCTCATGCACTATACGAAGTCATTCCAGAGCACCTATTTGAAATCGCTGTAATTGGAACCGTTGCTGATTTAGTTTCGTTAAAGGATGAAAATCGCCTTTTAGTAAAAAAAGGCTTAGAAAAGCTAAAGGTTACGCAAAATATAGGCCTAAAGGCAATCCTTAAATTGGCAGGTGTTAATTCACAGGCGATAACGGAAGAAACAATTGGTTTTACGCTTGCACCGAGAATTAATGCTGTTGGCCGCCTAGAAAATGCTGATCTTGCCGTTCAGCTGCTTCTCACTAATGATCCAAATGAAGCGCAGAGCTTAGCAGCGGAAATGGATGCTTTAAATAAACAAAGACAATCAATTGTTAACTCGATTACTATAGAGGCAATCGAAGAAGTGGAGAATAATTTTCCAATTGATTCGAATTCTGTCCTTGTCATCGGTAAGGAAGGATGGAATGCAGGTGTCATTGGGATCGTTGCCTCTAGGCTAGTTGAAAAATACTACCGGCCGACGATTGTCCTTTCTTTTGATAAGGAAAAGGGCCTGGCAAAGGGGTCAGCACGCAGTATTGCAGGGTTTGATTTATTTGAAAACTTATCTACATGCCGAGATATCCTGCCGCACTTCGGAGGCCATCCGATGGCTGCAGGAATGACGCTGAATCTTGAGGATGTCTCGTTACTGCGCTCACGATTAAATAAATTAGCAAATGAGCAATTGACAGATGAAGATTTTATTGCGGTTACATCACTAGACCATGAAATTACCCTTGATGAGATAAATTTACCAACACTTGAAGAATTAAACCTACTTGCACCATTTGGAATGGACAACCCAAAGCCGAAGGTGCTAATCAGTGATGTCCAGATTTCCTCAATCAGGAAAATTGGGTCTGATCAAAATCATTTAAAAGTACTGGTTAATGATAGTGGTGTCAATCTAGATGGAATTGGATTTGGTTTAGGTACATTAGTTGACCAAATTTCACCAGCCGCTAAAATATCAATAATAGGTGAATTATCTGTAAATGAGTGGAATAATATTCGTAAACCACAAATATTTATCCAAGATATTGCGGTAGATACCTGGCAATTATTTGATCACCGCGGAGTGAAAAGGATTCGTTTAATGGACGGCACCATCCCGAAGGAAAAGCGGAAATTTATTATTTTTAATAAGGAACAGCTTGATAAAGCAGATCCTGCACTAAAAGATGAGATAACATATATACATGATGTTGAAGTGGCGAAAAATTTTAATAGCAAGAATGCCAATATTGTATTAATGGACTTTCCGCCTTCAAAGGAGATTCTTATCCATTTATTTAAGGGGAAAAAACCAGCTCGGATATATGCTTATTTTCAAAAAGAGAATAGTGATTTTTTCAGCACGATACCGACAAGAGATCATTTTAAATGGTTTTATGCACTACTTATGAAAAAAGGCCCCATTGATTTAGGACGTTATGGGGAAGTGATTGCAAAAAAACGAGGCTGGTCACAGGAAACGATCACCTTTATGTCACGGGTGTTTTCTGAACTGGAATTTGTTACAATGAACAAGGGATTTATTACGTTGAATAAACAAGCGCATAAGCGTGATTTAACTGACTCTCACACCTATCAAACGAAACAGGCTCAGTTTGCTCTTGAAAGAGATTTATTGTTTTCATCCTTTCAGGACCTAAAGAACTGGTTCGATGACGTCATAGAAGAGCCGGTTATAACTGAGGAGGCAATAAAGTAA
- a CDS encoding TIGR04086 family membrane protein: MYGLIFIFLFAIVSSLIFSLILRFTSVREVSIQYVVTAVSFIGIFGGGFLSGGKGKQKGWLIGGLTGVVYSLIIFLSQFLGYDRLFDFEQLIYHGCYILIAMMGGILGVNISTNNSRTSS; encoded by the coding sequence TTGTACGGGTTAATTTTTATCTTCTTATTTGCGATTGTCAGCAGTTTAATTTTTTCATTAATTCTTAGGTTTACATCAGTTAGGGAAGTTTCAATTCAATACGTTGTGACCGCAGTATCGTTTATTGGGATATTCGGCGGCGGATTTTTATCTGGAGGTAAAGGCAAGCAAAAAGGTTGGCTAATTGGCGGATTAACAGGGGTTGTGTACAGCTTGATCATCTTTTTATCTCAATTTTTAGGCTATGACCGCCTTTTTGACTTTGAACAACTAATCTATCATGGATGCTATATTTTAATCGCGATGATGGGTGGAATACTCGGAGTAAATATCTCAACAAACAACTCTCGTACGTCATCTTAA
- the secDF gene encoding protein translocase subunit SecDF, translated as MVKRSRIIAFLLVILLIGSTMGLTTNGILKDIKLGLDLQGGFEVLYKVETVKKGEKVTQETLASTAEALNKRIDVLGVNEPTIQVEGVDRVRVQLAGVTDQNEARNILSTQANLTFRDANDRIMMDGSDLAEGGAKQTFDENGAPSVSLKLKSAEKFKKVTEEIVKMAPENYLVIWLDFEEGKDSFKTEITKANPKFLSAPTVREVFNQNSVSITGTFTVEEAKELSSLLNAGALPVKLTEVYSTSVGAQFGEEALNETIFAGIIGVAVIFLFMLLYYRFPGLIAVITLSAYIYLVLLIFDWMNAVLTLPGIAALILGVGMAVDANIITAERIREELKVGKSVKSAFQAGNKNAFTSILDANLTTMLTAAVLFYYGTSSIKGFATMLLVSILLSFITAVYGSRLLLGLWVNSGFLNKRIGWFSVKKSAIKDIAENFDTIDLPTRWDRFDFVKYRKLFFMISGALLAVGLVIILIFRLNLSIDFSSGTRIDVSSDAPLTTEQVESAFDKLDLETEGIVISGDNKDRASTRLVGVLSKDEIAELKAEFHKEFGADPNVSTVSPTVGKELAKNGVIALIIASIGIILYVTIRFEFAMAIAAIVSLLHDAFFMFAFFSITRLEVDLTFIAAVLTIIGYSINDTIVTFDRMRENLHKKKRLKTFDEIVEVVNVSLRQTLTRSFNTVLTVTFTVVALVIFGNESIQNFSIALLVGLISGVYSSVFIATNLWVVLKAKELKKKGTIRTVKEKKKYSDEPQV; from the coding sequence ATGGTTAAACGCAGTAGAATCATTGCTTTCCTGCTGGTAATATTGCTAATAGGAAGCACAATGGGATTAACAACCAATGGTATTTTAAAAGACATTAAGCTTGGATTGGATCTTCAAGGTGGATTTGAAGTCCTGTATAAGGTTGAAACAGTAAAAAAAGGGGAGAAAGTTACCCAAGAAACATTAGCAAGTACGGCTGAAGCGCTGAATAAGCGAATAGACGTCCTCGGCGTTAATGAACCGACTATACAAGTCGAGGGAGTAGATCGTGTTCGGGTTCAGCTTGCGGGTGTGACTGACCAAAATGAAGCCCGCAACATTTTATCTACTCAAGCAAACCTCACGTTTCGCGATGCCAATGACCGAATAATGATGGATGGCTCCGATTTGGCTGAGGGCGGTGCCAAGCAAACCTTTGATGAAAACGGTGCCCCTAGTGTTTCCTTAAAGCTAAAGAGTGCCGAAAAATTCAAGAAGGTAACGGAAGAAATTGTTAAAATGGCACCGGAAAATTATCTTGTCATTTGGCTTGATTTTGAAGAAGGAAAAGATTCCTTTAAAACTGAAATTACAAAAGCAAACCCGAAATTTTTATCTGCACCAACTGTAAGAGAAGTCTTTAATCAAAATTCCGTTTCTATTACAGGAACCTTTACTGTGGAGGAAGCGAAAGAATTGTCTTCACTCCTTAATGCTGGTGCCCTTCCTGTAAAATTAACAGAAGTATACTCTACCTCTGTCGGAGCCCAATTTGGTGAAGAAGCATTAAATGAAACAATCTTTGCAGGTATAATCGGTGTGGCTGTCATCTTCCTATTCATGTTGTTATACTATCGTTTCCCAGGTTTGATTGCTGTTATTACTTTATCAGCTTACATTTATCTTGTTCTGTTAATATTTGATTGGATGAATGCTGTATTAACCTTGCCGGGAATCGCCGCCCTTATCCTCGGGGTAGGTATGGCTGTCGATGCGAACATTATCACCGCTGAACGGATTAGGGAAGAACTCAAGGTAGGCAAATCGGTAAAATCTGCATTTCAGGCAGGTAACAAAAATGCCTTTACATCTATCCTTGATGCCAACTTAACAACAATGTTAACTGCAGCTGTTCTGTTCTATTACGGGACAAGCTCAATTAAAGGATTTGCCACCATGTTATTGGTGAGTATCCTGCTAAGCTTTATTACAGCTGTGTATGGATCACGTCTATTGCTAGGATTATGGGTAAATAGCGGTTTCTTGAATAAACGGATAGGCTGGTTTAGTGTGAAAAAATCAGCGATTAAGGATATTGCAGAAAACTTTGATACAATTGATCTTCCAACAAGATGGGACAGGTTTGATTTTGTAAAATATAGAAAACTATTCTTTATGATTTCAGGTGCGTTACTTGCTGTTGGATTAGTAATAATTCTCATTTTCCGTCTGAATCTTTCCATCGATTTTTCAAGCGGTACCCGGATTGATGTATCGTCGGATGCCCCACTTACAACGGAACAGGTGGAAAGTGCATTTGACAAACTTGATCTAGAAACAGAAGGTATTGTTATTTCTGGCGATAATAAAGACAGAGCCTCAACCAGATTAGTAGGGGTATTATCAAAAGACGAAATTGCTGAGTTGAAAGCGGAGTTTCATAAAGAATTTGGTGCCGATCCGAATGTTAGTACTGTTTCACCAACGGTCGGAAAAGAACTAGCGAAAAATGGTGTTATCGCACTTATCATTGCATCGATCGGAATTATTCTTTATGTAACCATCCGATTTGAATTTGCCATGGCCATAGCTGCTATCGTTTCCTTGTTACACGATGCCTTTTTCATGTTTGCTTTCTTCAGTATCACCAGACTGGAAGTAGACTTAACCTTTATTGCTGCTGTGTTAACAATTATTGGTTATTCAATTAACGATACGATTGTAACCTTCGACCGGATGCGCGAGAACTTGCATAAGAAAAAGCGTCTTAAGACCTTCGATGAAATTGTAGAAGTTGTCAATGTAAGTCTTCGTCAAACATTAACACGCTCATTTAATACAGTGCTTACTGTAACATTTACTGTTGTTGCGTTGGTTATCTTTGGCAATGAATCGATTCAAAACTTCTCCATTGCATTATTAGTAGGATTAATTTCTGGTGTGTATTCTTCCGTCTTCATTGCTACAAACCTTTGGGTTGTTTTAAAAGCGAAAGAATTGAAAAAGAAGGGTACGATTCGAACAGTAAAGGAAAAGAAAAAATACTCTGACGAACCACAAGTTTAA
- the yajC gene encoding preprotein translocase subunit YajC — MQGLGSIIPLILMFVLFYFLLIRPQQKRQKAVSQMQNELSKGDKIVTIGGLHGFVDSIDENKVVIKCGDGSRLTYDRNAIREVTESSSNQVSLDK; from the coding sequence ATGCAAGGACTAGGTTCAATCATTCCATTAATATTAATGTTTGTCTTATTCTATTTCCTATTAATTCGTCCGCAGCAAAAGCGCCAGAAGGCGGTTTCACAAATGCAAAACGAATTAAGTAAAGGTGATAAGATTGTCACGATTGGCGGATTACATGGTTTTGTCGATTCTATCGATGAAAATAAAGTGGTAATTAAATGTGGAGACGGTAGCCGTCTTACTTATGACCGCAATGCGATTCGTGAAGTAACAGAATCAAGCAGCAATCAGGTAAGCCTTGATAAATAA
- a CDS encoding post-transcriptional regulator, with the protein MENSHAFNQFRSKVEPALISKLEEFQLLGYDSVSEEGLWDFLTRKRWKKVKDEKRLYEIVDDILSVKVSDFISFTTIETYKNNDFNLKDGNEWKELLK; encoded by the coding sequence ATGGAGAATAGCCACGCGTTCAATCAATTTCGCTCGAAGGTAGAACCAGCATTAATAAGCAAGCTTGAAGAATTTCAACTGCTCGGTTATGATTCCGTTTCAGAAGAGGGACTATGGGATTTTTTAACAAGAAAAAGATGGAAGAAGGTAAAGGATGAAAAAAGACTTTATGAGATTGTCGATGATATTCTCTCAGTAAAGGTAAGTGATTTTATTAGTTTTACTACGATTGAAACTTACAAAAATAACGACTTTAATTTAAAAGATGGAAATGAATGGAAGGAGCTTTTAAAATAA
- the queA gene encoding tRNA preQ1(34) S-adenosylmethionine ribosyltransferase-isomerase QueA: MKVDLFDFHLPEELIAQVPLQNRTDSRLMVLDKETGEINHEIFKNITNFLREGDCLVLNDTRVLPARLFGVKKDTGAKIEVLLLKQLEGDQWETLIKPAKRVKEGTEIDFGEGVLTAVCTGTSEHGGRILDFKYEGIFYEVLDQLGEMPLPPYIKEQLDDRERYQTVFAREPGSAAAPTAGLHFTEELMNEVRAKGVHIAFITLHVGLGTFRPVSVDDILEHDMHAEFYMVTEGTARMLNDVRNNGGRIITVGTTSTRTLETIAAANNGIFFESSGWTNIFIYPGYTFKAIDGMITNFHLPKSTLIMLVSALAGRENVLHAYNTAVSERYRFFSFGDAMLII; encoded by the coding sequence ATGAAGGTAGATTTATTTGATTTCCATTTGCCTGAGGAGCTTATTGCTCAGGTTCCACTTCAAAATCGGACAGATAGCAGACTGATGGTTTTGGACAAGGAAACAGGCGAAATAAACCATGAAATTTTTAAAAATATTACTAATTTTTTGCGTGAAGGGGATTGCCTTGTCTTAAATGATACAAGAGTCCTTCCTGCACGCCTTTTTGGTGTTAAAAAAGATACTGGTGCTAAAATCGAGGTCCTATTACTAAAACAGCTTGAAGGCGATCAGTGGGAAACGCTTATCAAACCTGCCAAGCGAGTGAAAGAAGGAACGGAAATTGACTTTGGTGAGGGGGTATTAACGGCCGTATGTACGGGAACCTCCGAACATGGCGGAAGAATCTTGGACTTTAAGTATGAGGGTATTTTTTATGAGGTTCTTGATCAACTTGGGGAAATGCCATTGCCGCCTTATATTAAGGAACAGCTGGATGACCGTGAGCGTTATCAAACAGTATTTGCCCGCGAGCCTGGTTCGGCTGCCGCCCCAACAGCAGGTCTTCACTTTACTGAGGAACTAATGAATGAGGTAAGGGCAAAAGGTGTCCATATCGCCTTCATTACGCTCCATGTAGGACTTGGTACCTTTAGACCTGTCAGTGTCGACGATATTCTGGAACACGATATGCACGCCGAATTTTATATGGTTACCGAAGGAACCGCACGAATGTTAAATGATGTGCGGAATAATGGCGGCAGAATTATTACCGTTGGTACAACCTCAACACGTACCTTAGAGACGATTGCAGCCGCAAACAATGGAATATTCTTTGAAAGCAGCGGTTGGACAAATATCTTTATTTATCCAGGGTATACGTTTAAGGCAATTGATGGGATGATTACAAACTTCCATTTGCCTAAATCCACCCTAATTATGCTCGTAAGTGCGTTAGCCGGAAGAGAAAATGTTCTGCATGCGTATAACACAGCTGTTAGTGAGCGGTATCGCTTTTTCAGCTTTGGGGACGCTATGCTAATCATCTAG
- a CDS encoding DUF421 domain-containing protein — translation METYIIIVTRTLLYYVLILIIFRLMGKREIGELSILDLVVFIMIGEMAIIGIESPDKPVLETAIPMVLLMFIQITLAIVSLKSKKFRDLVDGKPTVIINKGKIDEDAMRKQRYNFDDLMTQLREKDIRSIADVEFAILESSGSLSVIEKQNNSNGDPIDGDITIPLIVDGSIEEENLRRINKTNLWLRQELKKMGYKDIKKISFCSYENGKFFVDILDEM, via the coding sequence GTGGAAACTTACATAATCATCGTGACTCGAACACTGTTATATTACGTACTTATCCTGATTATTTTTCGCCTAATGGGCAAACGAGAAATAGGGGAATTAAGTATACTTGATCTCGTTGTTTTTATTATGATTGGTGAAATGGCGATTATCGGAATTGAAAGTCCAGATAAACCTGTATTAGAAACGGCGATTCCCATGGTTTTATTAATGTTCATTCAAATCACCTTGGCCATAGTTTCTTTAAAAAGTAAAAAGTTTCGCGATTTAGTTGATGGAAAGCCAACCGTAATTATTAATAAGGGAAAAATTGATGAAGATGCAATGAGAAAGCAGCGTTACAATTTTGATGACTTAATGACGCAATTAAGGGAAAAGGACATTCGTAGTATTGCCGATGTGGAGTTTGCCATTTTAGAATCCTCTGGAAGTTTATCTGTCATTGAAAAGCAAAATAATAGTAATGGGGATCCTATCGATGGTGATATTACGATACCGTTAATTGTTGATGGTAGCATTGAAGAAGAGAACCTAAGAAGAATTAATAAAACGAATCTCTGGCTTCGTCAGGAATTAAAGAAAATGGGATATAAGGATATTAAAAAAATCTCCTTTTGCAGTTATGAAAATGGAAAGTTCTTTGTTGATATATTGGATGAAATGTAA
- the spoVB gene encoding stage V sporulation protein B, with amino-acid sequence MSKFLKGTFILLIAGLITRVLGFINRIVIARSIGEEGVGLYMMAFPTFILVVTLTQMGLPVAISKNIAEAEAKGNYAEIKKILVVSLAVTISLSLIFTPALIFLTPILSTTLFTDERVFYPLMAIAPVVPIIAISSVLRGYFQGRQNMRPSAFSQIIEQLVRITLIAVMTRTFLPYGIEYAAAAAMVSAVIGEIVSLIYLMTTFKLKKRFKLRKNFFQFVHSGKKTFKDLMEIALPTMGSRMIGSVSWFFEPIVVAHSLAIAGVAAVAATKQYGALTGFAMPLLMLPSFVTYSLATSLVPAISEANSQNNHQLIEHRLQQALRFAFITGGLSVIVLYVLANPLMELMYGSSKGSAFIRLMAPFFLFYYYQGPLQAVLQALNLARAAMINSLIGAIVKTAVIFLLASQPSFGIIGVALGIMVGFVLVTILHFATVLKKISFSFYIYDYLKGFIVMGISAWLGFWLFEHIFLDGHLAIRVLTAIIGMSSAYTIMLIIAGLIKKDELLRIPFIRRLFNQSL; translated from the coding sequence ATGTCAAAATTTTTAAAAGGGACTTTTATCCTATTAATCGCAGGATTAATTACTAGAGTTCTTGGATTTATCAACCGCATCGTCATAGCCCGTAGTATTGGTGAAGAAGGCGTAGGCCTCTATATGATGGCTTTTCCAACATTCATTCTTGTTGTGACTCTAACCCAAATGGGACTCCCAGTAGCAATATCAAAAAATATTGCGGAGGCAGAAGCGAAGGGGAATTATGCTGAAATAAAAAAAATTCTCGTTGTTTCACTAGCCGTTACCATCTCGCTTTCACTAATATTCACACCTGCTCTGATCTTCCTGACACCGATTCTTTCAACAACGTTATTTACAGACGAAAGAGTGTTTTATCCATTAATGGCCATTGCCCCCGTTGTTCCGATCATTGCCATTTCATCCGTTTTACGGGGCTACTTTCAGGGCAGGCAAAACATGCGTCCTTCTGCTTTCTCACAAATTATAGAGCAACTTGTAAGGATAACTTTAATTGCAGTGATGACTAGGACGTTTTTGCCCTACGGTATTGAATATGCAGCTGCTGCGGCCATGGTTTCAGCCGTTATCGGCGAAATTGTTTCTCTAATCTATTTAATGACAACCTTTAAATTAAAAAAGCGGTTTAAACTAAGAAAGAATTTTTTCCAATTCGTGCATTCTGGAAAAAAAACCTTTAAAGATTTAATGGAAATCGCCTTACCGACGATGGGAAGCAGAATGATTGGCTCGGTGTCCTGGTTTTTTGAGCCGATTGTCGTTGCCCATAGCTTAGCGATAGCGGGGGTGGCAGCTGTTGCCGCTACAAAACAATACGGTGCCTTAACAGGCTTTGCGATGCCGCTCTTAATGTTACCGTCGTTTGTCACCTATTCATTAGCCACATCACTCGTTCCGGCAATTAGTGAAGCCAATTCACAAAACAATCATCAGTTGATTGAACATCGTTTACAACAAGCTTTACGATTTGCCTTTATCACTGGGGGACTATCCGTTATTGTCCTTTATGTCTTAGCAAATCCGCTGATGGAGTTAATGTATGGTTCTTCAAAGGGCTCAGCATTTATTCGTCTCATGGCACCATTCTTTTTATTTTATTATTACCAAGGACCGCTTCAAGCCGTTTTACAGGCATTAAATCTGGCAAGGGCTGCCATGATTAATAGCTTAATTGGCGCTATTGTAAAAACAGCTGTAATATTTTTGCTTGCGTCACAGCCATCATTTGGGATTATCGGAGTGGCTCTTGGAATTATGGTCGGTTTTGTGTTAGTAACGATCCTCCACTTTGCCACGGTGCTAAAGAAAATTTCATTCAGCTTTTATATTTATGATTATCTAAAGGGTTTCATCGTTATGGGTATATCTGCTTGGCTTGGGTTTTGGTTATTTGAGCACATATTTTTGGACGGGCATTTAGCTATACGGGTATTAACTGCAATTATCGGAATGTCATCTGCCTATACTATTATGTTGATAATCGCTGGCCTAATTAAAAAAGACGAGCTTTTGAGAATCCCCTTCATCCGAAGGCTATTTAATCAATCATTATAG